A single Pseudomonas putida DNA region contains:
- a CDS encoding flavodoxin, translated as MKVAIISGSVYGTAEEVARHAESLLKAAGFEAWHAARATQQDLEGFAPQALLAVTSTTGMGELPDNLMPLYSSIRDTLPAAWRGLPGAVIALGDSSYGDTYCGGGEQMRELFAELGVREVLPMLKLDASETVTPEADAEPWLAELAQALKA; from the coding sequence ATGAAAGTCGCCATTATTTCCGGCTCGGTGTACGGCACCGCCGAAGAAGTCGCCCGTCATGCCGAGTCTTTGCTCAAGGCTGCCGGTTTTGAAGCCTGGCACGCCGCCCGTGCTACCCAGCAGGATCTGGAAGGTTTTGCCCCACAAGCCTTGCTTGCGGTGACTTCGACCACTGGCATGGGTGAGCTGCCGGATAACCTGATGCCGCTGTACAGCAGCATTCGCGACACCTTGCCAGCGGCCTGGCGCGGGTTGCCGGGTGCGGTGATCGCCCTGGGGGATTCGAGCTATGGCGATACCTACTGTGGCGGTGGCGAGCAGATGCGCGAACTGTTTGCCGAGCTGGGCGTGCGGGAAGTGCTGCCGATGCTGAAGCTCGATGCCAGCGAAACAGTGACCCCGGAGGCGGATGCAGAACCGTGGTTGGCGGAGCTCGCTCAAGCACTGAAAGCCTGA
- a CDS encoding LysR family transcriptional regulator encodes MEFKQLRSFIEVVHRGGFTQAAQTLHISQSAVSKQVAQLEQDVGQPLLERQASQLHLTAAGRIVLERGEALLRQRQELLSELDDLSQMARGELRLGLPMLGSDTLFAKLFAEYRRRHPNIDIQLLEGGSRSVEQAVRNGELELGGSLTPSDPAFEYQPFCNEPLDALLPAGHALANLDQVNLKLLADTPFLLYQRSFVLNDRLLKACQQQGFTPKEGGRSGQADFLVALVAAGQGVVLLPRVVAKALERPGVVRLPLKAPAYLRWDIAFIWRRGAYLSRAAQAWLELLREMN; translated from the coding sequence ATGGAATTCAAACAACTGCGCAGCTTCATCGAAGTGGTCCATCGCGGCGGCTTTACCCAAGCCGCGCAGACCCTGCATATCAGCCAGTCCGCCGTGAGCAAGCAGGTCGCCCAGCTGGAGCAAGATGTGGGCCAGCCGCTGCTCGAGCGCCAGGCCTCGCAGCTGCATCTGACCGCGGCCGGGCGCATCGTGCTGGAGCGCGGCGAGGCGCTGCTGCGCCAACGCCAGGAACTGCTGAGTGAGCTCGACGACCTCAGCCAGATGGCTCGCGGCGAGCTGCGCCTGGGCTTGCCAATGCTCGGCAGCGATACCTTGTTCGCCAAGTTGTTCGCCGAATACCGCAGGCGTCATCCGAACATCGATATTCAGCTGCTTGAGGGCGGCAGCCGAAGTGTCGAGCAGGCGGTGAGAAACGGCGAGCTGGAGCTGGGCGGCAGCCTCACACCCAGCGACCCGGCGTTCGAGTACCAGCCGTTCTGCAATGAGCCGCTGGATGCCCTGCTGCCCGCTGGGCACGCGCTGGCTAACCTGGACCAGGTCAACCTGAAGCTGCTGGCGGATACACCCTTCCTGCTGTACCAACGCAGCTTCGTGCTCAACGACCGCTTGCTCAAGGCTTGCCAGCAGCAGGGCTTTACCCCGAAAGAAGGTGGCCGCAGTGGCCAGGCGGACTTCCTGGTGGCGCTGGTCGCAGCCGGCCAGGGCGTGGTGCTGCTGCCCCGTGTGGTGGCAAAAGCGCTGGAGCGCCCTGGGGTGGTGCGACTACCGCTGAAGGCACCGGCGTATCTACGCTGGGATATTGCCTTCATCTGGCGGCGTGGAGCCTATCTGTCGCGAGCGGCGCAGGCCTGGCTCGAATTGCTGCGGGAGATGAACTGA
- a CDS encoding CidA/LrgA family protein: protein MKPALLKKPLRLFAELAVLLALFLSGGQLAVWLGWPIPGGVMGLGLLLLLFACGVIKPATLQLGAGWLMAEMLLFFIPALMSLLDYGSLVRSEGWRILLVIAVSTLMVMVVTAVTVELVCRWRLRHEP, encoded by the coding sequence ATGAAACCCGCATTACTGAAAAAGCCCCTGCGCCTGTTCGCCGAACTGGCGGTCCTGCTTGCCTTGTTCTTGTCTGGCGGCCAACTGGCCGTTTGGCTGGGCTGGCCGATCCCCGGCGGGGTGATGGGCCTGGGCTTGCTGTTGCTGCTGTTCGCCTGCGGTGTAATCAAGCCGGCAACCTTGCAACTGGGCGCTGGCTGGCTGATGGCGGAAATGCTGCTGTTCTTCATCCCGGCACTGATGAGCCTGCTCGATTACGGCAGCCTGGTGCGCAGCGAAGGCTGGCGCATCTTGCTGGTAATCGCAGTGAGTACCTTGATGGTCATGGTGGTGACCGCCGTGACCGTGGAGCTGGTCTGCCGCTGGAGGTTGCGCCATGAGCCTTGA
- a CDS encoding LrgB family protein translates to MSLEPMPLFWLALTLASYLASRWLYRRTGRYLMSPLILVPALLLAVAVPLHTAYAEYSRNTHWLMSVLGPVTVAFAVPIWQQRAMLARHWPALLVGMVAGSAASIASSWSLAHLLALDDAISLSLVPRSITTPFAMPLAHDLGGVPELTAVFVMFTGVLGAMFGGVLLRWLPLRTPLARGALFGVGAHGAGVSRAQEVGREEGSVAGLVMVLTGLLNLFAAPLLVILL, encoded by the coding sequence ATGAGCCTTGAACCCATGCCGCTGTTCTGGCTGGCGCTGACCTTGGCTTCCTACCTGGCCAGCCGGTGGTTGTATCGGCGCACCGGGCGCTACCTGATGTCGCCACTGATTCTGGTCCCGGCCTTGCTGCTGGCAGTGGCCGTGCCGCTGCACACGGCCTACGCCGAGTATTCGCGCAACACCCATTGGCTGATGAGCGTGCTGGGCCCGGTGACTGTGGCCTTCGCCGTGCCGATCTGGCAACAACGGGCGATGCTGGCACGGCATTGGCCGGCGCTACTTGTAGGTATGGTGGCGGGCAGTGCAGCGTCGATCGCCAGCTCCTGGAGCCTGGCGCACCTGCTGGCGCTGGACGACGCCATCAGCCTGTCGCTGGTGCCGCGTTCGATCACCACGCCATTCGCCATGCCGCTGGCCCATGACCTGGGCGGCGTGCCGGAGCTTACGGCAGTGTTCGTGATGTTCACCGGGGTGCTGGGGGCCATGTTTGGTGGCGTGCTGCTGCGCTGGCTGCCGCTGCGTACCCCCTTGGCGCGGGGCGCACTGTTCGGGGTTGGCGCGCATGGTGCCGGGGTAAGCCGGGCCCAGGAAGTGGGCCGTGAAGAGGGTTCGGTGGCCGGCCTGGTCATGGTGCTCACCGGCCTGCTCAACTTGTTTGCCGCACCGTTGCTGGTGATTCTGCTGTGA
- a CDS encoding alpha/beta fold hydrolase, giving the protein MPMAEIPLRVWRTRGQSFSFRGQSIRYWTAGQGEPLLLLHGFPTASWDWHYLWAPLAQRFRVIACDMLGFGDSAKPLNHRYSLMEQADLQQALLTHLQVGQPVHLLAHDYGGSVAQELLSRHHEQRAEVASCVFLNSGLFPESCQVLLVQKLLLSRLGWLVGRSFGRDDLVRNVTQIYGPCTHPSESALDDCWSLIAANSGTRILHKLVGYLPERRVHRERWVGALQREGVALRFINGVVDPVSGARMVERYQQLVPNPDIVQLQGIGHYPHTEAPVQVLRHYLAFREQLLSYLPRSVAWS; this is encoded by the coding sequence ATGCCTATGGCCGAGATTCCATTGCGCGTCTGGCGTACCCGGGGGCAGAGTTTTTCATTCCGGGGCCAGAGCATCCGCTACTGGACCGCAGGGCAAGGAGAGCCCCTGCTTCTGTTGCATGGATTTCCCACCGCGAGCTGGGACTGGCACTACCTGTGGGCACCGCTGGCCCAACGCTTCCGGGTGATCGCCTGCGACATGCTCGGCTTCGGCGACTCCGCCAAGCCGCTCAACCACCGCTACAGCCTGATGGAGCAAGCGGACCTGCAGCAGGCGCTGCTGACGCATCTGCAGGTTGGGCAGCCGGTGCACCTGTTGGCGCATGACTACGGTGGCAGCGTGGCTCAGGAGTTGTTGTCGCGGCACCACGAGCAGCGTGCGGAGGTTGCCAGTTGCGTGTTTCTCAACAGCGGCCTGTTCCCGGAAAGCTGCCAGGTGCTGCTGGTCCAGAAACTGCTGCTCAGCCGCCTCGGCTGGCTGGTGGGGCGATCGTTTGGGCGCGATGACCTGGTACGCAACGTCACGCAGATCTACGGCCCGTGCACCCATCCCAGCGAAAGTGCACTGGATGACTGCTGGAGCCTGATCGCCGCCAATTCCGGTACACGTATCCTGCACAAGCTGGTGGGCTACCTGCCGGAGCGCAGGGTGCATCGCGAGCGCTGGGTAGGTGCATTGCAGCGTGAAGGGGTGGCACTGCGTTTCATCAACGGCGTGGTCGACCCGGTTTCTGGTGCGCGCATGGTCGAGCGTTACCAACAGCTGGTACCAAACCCTGACATCGTTCAGTTGCAGGGCATCGGCCATTACCCTCACACCGAAGCGCCCGTGCAGGTACTGCGCCACTACCTGGCCTTTCGCGAACAGCTGCTGAGCTACCTGCCGCGGAGCGTCGCCTGGTCCTGA
- a CDS encoding SDR family oxidoreductase, translated as MSEPVSLQDRVVIVTGAGGGLGRAHALLFAARGAKVVVNDLGGSTHGEGANACAADQVVTEIRAAGGTAVANHDSVGDGARIVEQALDSFGRVDVLVNNAGILRDRAFHKMEDSDWELVYKVHVEGAYKVTRAAWPHLREQNWGRVIFTASTSGIYGNFGQANYGMAKLGLYGLTRTLAIEGRKHGVLVNAIAPTGGTRMTEGLIPPQVFERLRPELISPLVVYLGSDQCQDSGELFEVGGGWVGKVRWERSLGVGFDPDQGFTPEQVAQSWAQIGDFAGAVHPRDTLQALQQMMANLQK; from the coding sequence ATGAGCGAGCCGGTAAGCCTGCAAGACCGTGTAGTGATTGTGACCGGAGCCGGTGGCGGCCTGGGCCGTGCCCATGCCCTGCTGTTTGCCGCACGTGGTGCCAAGGTCGTGGTCAACGACCTTGGCGGCTCGACCCACGGTGAGGGTGCCAATGCTTGCGCTGCCGACCAAGTCGTGACGGAAATCCGCGCTGCCGGGGGCACCGCGGTGGCCAACCATGATTCGGTGGGCGACGGTGCGCGCATCGTCGAACAGGCGCTGGACAGTTTCGGCAGAGTCGATGTGCTGGTAAACAACGCCGGCATCTTGCGCGACAGAGCCTTCCACAAGATGGAGGACAGTGATTGGGAGCTGGTCTACAAGGTCCATGTCGAAGGTGCCTACAAAGTCACCCGGGCTGCCTGGCCACACCTGCGCGAGCAGAACTGGGGGCGGGTGATCTTCACCGCATCGACCTCGGGTATATACGGTAACTTCGGCCAGGCCAACTACGGCATGGCCAAGCTGGGGCTGTACGGCCTGACCCGGACCCTGGCCATCGAAGGGCGCAAGCATGGTGTGCTGGTCAACGCCATTGCGCCAACCGGCGGCACGCGCATGACCGAGGGGCTGATACCACCGCAGGTATTCGAGCGGCTCAGGCCGGAATTGATCAGCCCGTTGGTGGTGTACCTGGGCAGCGATCAGTGCCAGGACAGCGGCGAACTGTTCGAGGTGGGCGGTGGCTGGGTGGGCAAGGTGCGCTGGGAGCGTAGCCTAGGTGTCGGCTTCGACCCAGACCAAGGGTTCACCCCGGAGCAGGTCGCGCAAAGCTGGGCGCAGATTGGTGATTTTGCAGGAGCAGTGCACCCGCGGGACACCCTTCAGGCACTGCAGCAGATGATGGCCAACCTGCAGAAATAA